A region of Panicum virgatum strain AP13 chromosome 8N, P.virgatum_v5, whole genome shotgun sequence DNA encodes the following proteins:
- the LOC120685808 gene encoding cysteine-rich receptor-like protein kinase 10 isoform X1: MTVAKQSGVVTSPGRKQPRREKMDIAKLAGVDAVKLVVMIVQAARTARHNKKTCQQLAQHVQIIGDLLRKLQASEMMQQPEIRNGLNELEQILRDAYMLVTSCQNNNYVYHLFMSGRQADQFRVLQNRLNSCLQVFPLISHIDTADRLDQILEIIRPPHLQAVREVPRLFAGCSSCDTSFLFQRDNLVKGPCKQYRTSNLSGNIKRLTFLYFCEKKRFIFLYCNDRTEVYREVKKRSIQMNCAEALKFSLAQLVDATNNFSDENKIGQGSFGCVYKGQLHDGHVVAVKKCFDLPSSHNQLDVQDLEFQNEIYFLTKLQHTNIVKLLGDCMQGSDRILVYEYMLNGSLDTFIFGPTSRSLYLDWPACSQIIKGVSEGLLYLHKHCGLHVIHGDLKPSNILLDSNMHPKISDFGLARTYSPGAEEEFADRMVGSIGFTAPECRERRLFSIKSDIYGFGALLLEIISGHRCFSLASGESGDDHGFLNRRAWHLWRAGRLIKLVGAPLGDESETERTDILRCIHIALLCVEENPANRPTMQEVVLMLSCQDVTLPTPQRPAYLRTEMK, from the exons ATGACTGTAGCAAAGCAGTCTGGTGTGGTCACTAGTCCTGGAAGGAAGCAGccaagaagagagaaaatggacatcGCGAAGCTTGCAGGGGTTGATGCAGTCAAGCTTGTCGTCATGATTGTGCAGGCAGCTCGGACTGCTCGTCATAACAAGAAGACCTGCCAGCAGCTTGCTCAGCATGTGCAAATAATTGGTGATCTGCTGAGGAAGTTGCAGGCTTCAGAGATGATGCAACAACCAGAGATCAGGAATGGACtgaacgagctcgagcagaTCCTACGTGACGCATACATGCTTGTCACGTCCTGCCAAAACAACAACTATGTATACCATCTTTTCATGAGCGGGAGGCAGGCAGATCAGTTCCGAGTTCTGCAGAATAGATTGAACTCATGTCTCCAAGTTTTCCCACTGATCAGCCATATCGACACCGCAGATCGCCTGGACCAAATTCTAGAAATCATACGGCCTCCACATTTGCAG GCTGTAAGAGAGGTGCCAAGACTGTTTGCAGGTTGCTCATCCTGTGATACAAG TTTTCTATTTCAAAGAGATAATTTGGTGAAAGGTCCATGCAAACAATATAGAACTTCCAACCTTTCTGGTAATATCAAAAGATTAACTTTTCTTTACTTTTGCGAGAAAAAAAGATTTATTTTTCTGTATTGCAATGACAGGACTGAAGTATATCGTGAAGTTAAAAAGCGCTCTATCCAAATGAATTGTGCTG AGGCACTCAAATTCAGTTTAGCCCAGTTGGTTGATGCTACAAACAACTTCTCCGATGAGAATAAAATTGGACAAGGTAGCTTTGGTTGTGTGTACAAG GGTCAACTGCATGACGGGCACGTGGTTGCTGTCAAGAAATGTTTTGATTTACCTTCTTCACATAATCAACTGGATGTCCAAGATTTGGAGTTTCAAAACGAGATTTACTTTCTTACGAAGCTTCAGCATACCAATATTGTTAAGCTTCTTGGAGACTGTATGCAGGGAAGTGATAGGATTTTGGTCTACGAGTATATGTTGAATGGAAGCCTCGATACCTTTATCTTTG GTCCTACATCAAGAAGCTTGTATCTGGACTGGCCTGCATGCTCTCAGATAATTAAAGGGGTATCTGAGGGATTGCTTTACCTTCATAAGCACTGTGGACTACATGTTATACATGGAGATTTAAAGCCAAGCAACATTCTCTTGGACTCGAACATGCATCCCAAGATTTCTGATTTTGGCTTGGCAAGAACATATAGTCCAGGTGCAGAGGAAGAGTTTGCCGACCGCATGGTGGGGTCAAT TGGTTTCACTGCTCCAGAATGTCGGGAAAGACGTCTTTTCTCAATCAAATCAGATATATATGGCTTCGGAGCATTGCTTCTTGAGATAATAAGTGGACACAGATGCTTTTCACTTGCAAGTGGAGAATCTGGAGATGATCATGGATTTCTGAATAGGAGG GCCTGGCATTTATGGAGAGCAGGAAGATTGATCAAGCTTGTCGGTGCACCCCTAGGCGATGAATCTGAGACTGAGAGGACAGACATACTTAGATGCATCCACATAGCATTGCTGTGTGTCGAAGAGAACCCTGCAAACCGGCCTACCATGCAGGAGGTTGTTCTGATGCTCAGCTGCCAGGATGTTACACTGCCTACGCCTCAGCGACCAGCTTACCTCAGGACTGAAATGAAATGA
- the LOC120685808 gene encoding cysteine-rich receptor-like protein kinase 10 isoform X2 — protein MTVAKQSGVVTSPGRKQPRREKMDIAKLAGVDAVKLVVMIVQAARTARHNKKTCQQLAQHVQIIGDLLRKLQASEMMQQPEIRNGLNELEQILRDAYMLVTSCQNNNYVYHLFMSGRQADQFRVLQNRLNSCLQVFPLISHIDTADRLDQILEIIRPPHLQAVREVPRLFAGCSSCDTRTEVYREVKKRSIQMNCAEALKFSLAQLVDATNNFSDENKIGQGSFGCVYKGQLHDGHVVAVKKCFDLPSSHNQLDVQDLEFQNEIYFLTKLQHTNIVKLLGDCMQGSDRILVYEYMLNGSLDTFIFGPTSRSLYLDWPACSQIIKGVSEGLLYLHKHCGLHVIHGDLKPSNILLDSNMHPKISDFGLARTYSPGAEEEFADRMVGSIGFTAPECRERRLFSIKSDIYGFGALLLEIISGHRCFSLASGESGDDHGFLNRRAWHLWRAGRLIKLVGAPLGDESETERTDILRCIHIALLCVEENPANRPTMQEVVLMLSCQDVTLPTPQRPAYLRTEMK, from the exons ATGACTGTAGCAAAGCAGTCTGGTGTGGTCACTAGTCCTGGAAGGAAGCAGccaagaagagagaaaatggacatcGCGAAGCTTGCAGGGGTTGATGCAGTCAAGCTTGTCGTCATGATTGTGCAGGCAGCTCGGACTGCTCGTCATAACAAGAAGACCTGCCAGCAGCTTGCTCAGCATGTGCAAATAATTGGTGATCTGCTGAGGAAGTTGCAGGCTTCAGAGATGATGCAACAACCAGAGATCAGGAATGGACtgaacgagctcgagcagaTCCTACGTGACGCATACATGCTTGTCACGTCCTGCCAAAACAACAACTATGTATACCATCTTTTCATGAGCGGGAGGCAGGCAGATCAGTTCCGAGTTCTGCAGAATAGATTGAACTCATGTCTCCAAGTTTTCCCACTGATCAGCCATATCGACACCGCAGATCGCCTGGACCAAATTCTAGAAATCATACGGCCTCCACATTTGCAG GCTGTAAGAGAGGTGCCAAGACTGTTTGCAGGTTGCTCATCCTGTGATACAAG GACTGAAGTATATCGTGAAGTTAAAAAGCGCTCTATCCAAATGAATTGTGCTG AGGCACTCAAATTCAGTTTAGCCCAGTTGGTTGATGCTACAAACAACTTCTCCGATGAGAATAAAATTGGACAAGGTAGCTTTGGTTGTGTGTACAAG GGTCAACTGCATGACGGGCACGTGGTTGCTGTCAAGAAATGTTTTGATTTACCTTCTTCACATAATCAACTGGATGTCCAAGATTTGGAGTTTCAAAACGAGATTTACTTTCTTACGAAGCTTCAGCATACCAATATTGTTAAGCTTCTTGGAGACTGTATGCAGGGAAGTGATAGGATTTTGGTCTACGAGTATATGTTGAATGGAAGCCTCGATACCTTTATCTTTG GTCCTACATCAAGAAGCTTGTATCTGGACTGGCCTGCATGCTCTCAGATAATTAAAGGGGTATCTGAGGGATTGCTTTACCTTCATAAGCACTGTGGACTACATGTTATACATGGAGATTTAAAGCCAAGCAACATTCTCTTGGACTCGAACATGCATCCCAAGATTTCTGATTTTGGCTTGGCAAGAACATATAGTCCAGGTGCAGAGGAAGAGTTTGCCGACCGCATGGTGGGGTCAAT TGGTTTCACTGCTCCAGAATGTCGGGAAAGACGTCTTTTCTCAATCAAATCAGATATATATGGCTTCGGAGCATTGCTTCTTGAGATAATAAGTGGACACAGATGCTTTTCACTTGCAAGTGGAGAATCTGGAGATGATCATGGATTTCTGAATAGGAGG GCCTGGCATTTATGGAGAGCAGGAAGATTGATCAAGCTTGTCGGTGCACCCCTAGGCGATGAATCTGAGACTGAGAGGACAGACATACTTAGATGCATCCACATAGCATTGCTGTGTGTCGAAGAGAACCCTGCAAACCGGCCTACCATGCAGGAGGTTGTTCTGATGCTCAGCTGCCAGGATGTTACACTGCCTACGCCTCAGCGACCAGCTTACCTCAGGACTGAAATGAAATGA
- the LOC120685665 gene encoding patellin-3-like has protein sequence MADETKQEAATAAAAAVAAEVTVTEAEEKPAPAAEETAVAVVEEKAVEAEEKAVEADSEEEKKTEEALEAAAGDEAAVIDGAGSFKEESNLVSELLDSERTALAQLKELVAAALANGEFDLPPPPPAKEEAAKEEAAPAKDEEPKAETVAAEEPAKGEAKIAAAEEPKAEAPAEAAAEEVKAEAPAPEEPKAEEPAKEEEEPKAEAASEEAKPPEPEEKTVVVAEEEGTKTVEAIKETIDPAASEPAAATAEAEAAPAPAAEPKEVLIWGVPLVGDEERTDTVLLKFLRAREFKVKEAMAMLKSAVLWRKRFGIDELLAADLGQPELGNVVSYRGADREGHPVCYNVYGEFQNKELYEKAFGDEEKRERFLKWRIQLLERGIREQLDFSPSGICSMVQVTDLKNSPPMLGKHHAITRQALALLQDNYPEFVAKMVFINVPWWYLAANKMMSPFLTQRTKSKIVFCCPGKSAETLFRYIAPEQVPVQFGGFYKEDDTEFSTSDAVTEFTVKPSSKETIEIPATKNSTVMWELRVLGWKVSYGAEFTPDAEGGYTVIVLKTRKVPAHEEPIMKGSFKVNEPGKVLLTVNNLALNKKKKLLYRFKVKSTAEST, from the exons ATGGCCGACGAGACGAAGCAAGAAGCCGCgaccgctgcggcggcggcggtggcggccgaggTGACCGTGACGGAGGCCGAGGAGAAGCCCGCGCCGGCAGCCGAGGAGACGGCTGTGGCGGTGGTCGAGGAGAAGGCCGTGGAGGCGGAGGAGAAGGCCGTGGAGGCGGActcggaggaggagaagaagacgGAGGAGGCCCTggaggcggccgcgggcgacgaggcggcggtgATCGACGGCGCCGGGTCGTTCAAGGAGGAGAGCAACCTCGTGTCCGAGCTGCTCGACTCGGAGCGCACCGCGCtcgcgcagctcaaggagctcgtggccgccgcgctcgccaacGGGGAGTTCgacctgcccccgccgccgccggccaaggaggaggcggccaaggaagaggcggcgccggccaaGGACGAGGAGCCCAAGGCTGAGACGGTGGCCGCCGAAGAGCCCGCCAAGGGGGAGGCCAAGATTGCGGCCGCCGAAGAGCCCAAGGCGGAGGCGCCCGCAGAAGCTGCGGCCGAGGAGGTCAAGGCTGAGGCTCCCGCGCCAGAGGAGCCCAAGGCcgaggagcctgccaaggaggaagaggaacccAAGGCCGAGGCGGCGTCCGAGGAGGCCAAGCCACCGGAGCCGGAGGAGAAGACCGTCGTGGTGGCTGAGGAGGAAGGCACCAAGACGGTGGAAGCCATCAAGGAGACCATCGACCCCGCCGCGTCCGagccagccgccgccaccgctgagGCGGAGgccgcaccggcgccggcggccgagccGAAGGAGGTGCTCATCTGGGGCGTGCCGCTGGTGGGCGACGAGGAGCGCACGGACACGGTGCTGCTCAAGTTCCTCCGCGCGCGCGAGTTCAAGGTGAAGGAGGCCATGGCCATGCTCAAGTCGGCGGTGCTGTGGCGCAAGCGCTTCGGCATCGACGAGCTCCTGGCAGCCGACCTCGGCCAGCCGGAGCTGGGGAACGTGGTGTCCTACCGCGGAGCCGACCGCGAGGGCCACCCCGTCTGCTACAACGTCTACGGCGAGTTCCAGAACAAGGAGCTTTACGAGAAGGCCTTCGGCGACGAGGAGAAGCGGGAGCGCTTCCTCAAGTGGCGCATCCAGCTCCTCGAGCGCGGCATCCGGGAGCAGCTCGACTTCTCGCCCAGCGGCATCTGCTCCATGGTGCAGGTCACCGACCTCAAGAACTCGCCGCCCATGCTCGGCAAGCACCACGCCATCACCCGCCAGGCCCTCGCCCTGCTCCAGGACAACTACCCCGAGTTCGTCGCCAAGATG GTGTTCATCAATGTGCCGTGGTGGTACCTTGCAGCTAACAAAATGATGAGCCCATTCCTGACTCAGCGCACCAAGAGCAAGATCGTCTTCTGCTGCCCTGGCAAGTCCGCGGAGACACTCTTCAG ATACATTGCTCCGGAGCAAGTGCCCGTCCAATTCGGTGGCTTCTACAAAGAGGATGACACCGAGTTCTCCACCTCTGATGCTGTCACCGAGTTCACCGTCAAGCCATCATCAAAAGAAACCATTGAGATTCCAGCCACCAAG AACTCCACGGTCATGTGGGAACTCCGCGTGCTGGGATGGAAGGTGAGCTACGGCGCCGAGTTCACCCCAGACGCAGAGGGTGGCTACACTGTGATCGTGCTCAAGACGAGGAAGGTTCCCGCCCATGAGGAGCCGATCATGAAGGGGAGCTTCAAGGTGAACGAGCCCGGCAAGGTGTTGCTGACCGTGAACAACCTGGCattgaacaagaagaagaagctgcTGTACCGGTTCAAAGTGAAGAGCACCGCCGAATCCACATGA